The Aptenodytes patagonicus chromosome 28, bAptPat1.pri.cur, whole genome shotgun sequence genome includes a window with the following:
- the PPP5C gene encoding serine/threonine-protein phosphatase 5 gives MALGKFKAALRDYETVVKVRPNDKDAKLKYQECHKIVKQKAFERAIASDEHKRSVVDSLDIESMTIEDEYSGPKLDGGKVTLAFMKELMQWYKEQKKLHRKCAYQILVQVKEVLAKLPTLVETTLKETEKVTVCGDTHGQYYDLLNIFELNGLPSESNPYIFNGDFVDRGSFSVEVILTLFGFKLLYPDHFHLLRGNHETDNMNQIYGFEGEVKAKYTAQMFALFSEVFEWLPLAQCINGKVLIMHGGLFSEDGVTLDDIRKIERNRQPPDSGPMCDLLWSDPQPQNGRSVSKRGVSCQFGPDVTKSFLERNRLDYIIRSHEVKPEGYEVAHDGKCVTVFSAPNYCDQMGNKGSYIHLRGSDLRPDFHQFTAVPHPNVKPMMYANTLLQLGMM, from the exons ATGGCCCTGGGCAAGTTCAAGGCCGCCCTCCGCGACTACGAGACG GTGGTGAAGGTGAGGCCCAATGACAAGGACGCCAAGCTGAAGTACCAGGAGTGTCACAAGATCGTCAAGCAGAAGGCCTTCGAGCGGGCCATCGCCAGCGACGAGCACAAGCGCTCCGTCGTCGACTCCCTCGACATCGAGAGCATGA CCATCGAGGACGAGTACAGCGGCCCCAAGCTGGACGGCGGCAAGGTGACGTTGGCTTTCATGAAGGAGCTGATGCAGTGGTACAAGGAGCAGAAAAAACTCCACAGAAAATGTGCCTACCAG ATCCTGGTGCAGGTGAAGGAGGTGCTGGCCAAGCTCCCCACGTTAGTAGAAACGACGTTGAAAGAG ACGGAGAAGGTGACGGTGTGCGGGGACACCCACGGGCAGTACTACGACCTGCTGAACATCTTCGAGCTCAACGGGCTGCCCTCCGAGTCGAACCCTTAC ATATTCAACGGGGATTTCGTGGACCGCGGGTCCTTCTCGGTCGAGGTCATCCTCACGCTCTTCGGCTTCAAGCTCCTCTACCCCGATCACTTCCACCTGCTCCGAG GGAACCACGAGACGGACAACATGAACCAGATCTACGGTTTCGAGGGGGAGGTGAAGGCCAAGTACACGGCGCAGATGTTCGCCCTCTTCAGCGAGGTCTTCGAGTGGCTGCCGCTGGCCCAGTGCATCAACGGCAAAGTGCTG ATCATGCACGGGGGTCTCTTCAGCGAGGACGGCGTCACCCTCGATGACATCCGGAAGATCGAGAGGAACCGGCAGCCCCCGGACTCAG GTCCCATGTGTGACCTCCTCTGGTCCGACCCGCAGCCCCAG AACGGCCGCTCCGTCAGCAAGCGCGGGGTCAGCTGCCAGTTCGGGCCCGACGTCACCAAGAGCTTCCTGGAGCGCAACCGCCTCGACTACATCATCCGCAGCCACGAGGTGAAGCCCGAGGGCTACGAGGTGGCCCACGACGGCAAATGTGTCACCGTCTTCTCCGCCCCCAACTACTG CGACCAGATGGGCAATAAGGGCTCCTACATCCACCTGCGAGGCAGCGACCTGCGCCCCGACTTCCACCAGTTCACAGCAGTG CCTCACCCCAACGTCAAGCCCATGATGTACGCCAacaccctgctgcagctgggcatGATGTGA
- the CALM3 gene encoding calmodulin-3, with protein MADQLTEEQIAEFKEAFSLFDKDGDGTITTKELGTVMRSLGQNPTEAELQDMINEVDADGNGTIDFPEFLTMMARKMKDTDSEEEIREAFRVFDKDGNGYISAAELRHVMTNLGEKLTDEEVDEMIREADIDGDGQVNYEEFVQMMTAK; from the exons ATG gctgacCAGCTCACCGAGGAGCAGATCGCag AGTTCAAGGAGGCGTTCTCGCTCTTCGACAAGGACGGGGACGGCACCATCACCACCAAGGAGCTGGGCACCGTCATGCGCTCGCTGGGCCAGAACCCCACCGAGGCCGAGCTGCAGGACATGATCAACGAGGTGGATGCCGACG GCAACGGCACCATCGACTTCCCCGAGTTCCTCACCATGATGGCGAGGAAGATGAAGGACACGGACAGTGAAGAGGAGATCCGCGAGGCTTTCCGCGTCTTCGACAAG GACGGGAACGGGTACATCAGCGCGGCGGAGCTGCGGCACGTGATGACCAACCTGGGGGAGAAGCTGACGGACGAGGAGGTGGACGAGATGATCCGAGAGGCCGACATCGACGGCGACGGCCAGGTCAACTACGAGG